A single window of Agromyces aureus DNA harbors:
- the leuC gene encoding 3-isopropylmalate dehydratase large subunit, with protein sequence MNNTNIASARPRTLAEKVWDAHLVKKGEDGTPDLIYIDLHLVHEVTSPQAFDGLRMAGRPVRRPDLTIATEDHNTPTLAIDKPIADLTSRTQIETLRRNAAEFGIRLHSLGDKEQGIVHVVGPQLGLTQPGITVVCGDSHTSTHGAFGAMAFGIGTSEVEHVMATQTLPLKPFKTMAINVEGTLRPGVTAKDIILAVIAKIGTGGGQGYVLEYRGSAIRALSMDGRMTICNMSIEAGARAGMVAPDQTTFDYLEGRAHAPEGDDWTAAVEYWQTLATDEGAEFDAEVFIDADALEPFVTWGTNPGQGVSLSENVPDPAAIEDQHERAAAERALEYMDLEAGTPLKDIRVDAVFMGSCTNSRIEDLRAFASIIEGKQKAEGVRVMVVPGSARVRLEAEAEGLDKVFEAFGAEWRFAGCSMCLGMNPDQLAPGERCASTSNRNFEGRQGKGGRTHLVSPLVAAATAIRGTLSSPWDLQTEGEAR encoded by the coding sequence ATGAACAACACGAACATCGCAAGCGCACGCCCGCGCACCCTGGCCGAGAAGGTCTGGGACGCCCACCTGGTGAAGAAGGGCGAGGACGGCACGCCCGACCTCATCTACATCGACCTCCACCTGGTGCACGAGGTGACGAGCCCGCAGGCCTTCGACGGCCTCCGCATGGCCGGCCGCCCGGTGCGTCGCCCCGATCTCACGATCGCGACCGAAGACCACAACACGCCGACGCTCGCGATCGACAAGCCCATCGCCGACCTGACGAGCCGCACCCAGATCGAGACCCTCCGTCGCAACGCCGCCGAGTTCGGCATCCGCCTGCACTCGCTGGGCGACAAGGAGCAGGGCATCGTGCACGTCGTGGGCCCGCAGCTGGGGCTCACCCAGCCGGGCATCACGGTCGTATGCGGCGACAGCCACACGAGCACCCACGGCGCGTTCGGCGCGATGGCCTTCGGCATCGGCACCAGCGAGGTCGAGCACGTGATGGCGACCCAGACCCTGCCGCTGAAGCCGTTCAAGACCATGGCCATCAACGTCGAGGGCACGCTGCGGCCCGGCGTGACCGCGAAGGACATCATCCTCGCCGTCATCGCGAAGATCGGCACCGGCGGCGGTCAGGGCTACGTGCTCGAGTACCGGGGCAGCGCGATCCGCGCGCTCTCGATGGACGGCCGCATGACGATCTGCAACATGTCGATCGAGGCCGGCGCCCGCGCCGGCATGGTCGCGCCCGACCAGACCACGTTCGACTACCTCGAGGGTCGCGCACACGCGCCGGAGGGCGACGACTGGACGGCCGCGGTCGAGTACTGGCAGACGCTCGCGACCGACGAGGGCGCCGAGTTCGACGCCGAGGTGTTCATCGACGCCGATGCGCTCGAGCCGTTCGTCACGTGGGGCACGAACCCCGGGCAGGGCGTCTCGCTCTCCGAGAACGTGCCCGACCCGGCGGCCATCGAAGACCAGCACGAGCGTGCCGCCGCCGAGCGTGCGCTCGAGTACATGGACCTCGAGGCGGGCACGCCGCTCAAGGACATCCGCGTCGACGCCGTGTTCATGGGCTCCTGCACGAACAGCCGCATCGAAGACCTGCGCGCGTTCGCCTCGATCATCGAGGGCAAGCAGAAGGCCGAGGGCGTGCGCGTCATGGTCGTGCCCGGTTCGGCGCGCGTACGGCTCGAGGCCGAGGCCGAGGGCCTCGACAAGGTGTTCGAGGCGTTCGGCGCCGAGTGGCGCTTCGCGGGCTGCTCGATGTGCCTCGGCATGAACCCCGACCAGCTCGCCCCCGGCGAGCGGTGCGCCTCGACGTCCAATCGCAACTTCGAGGGGCGACAGGGCAAGGGCGGCCGTACGCACCTCGTGTCACCGCTCGTGGCCGCCGCGACCGCGATCCGCGGCACGCTGTCGAGCCCCTGGGATCTGCAGACCGAAGGAGAGGCCCGCTGA
- the leuD gene encoding 3-isopropylmalate dehydratase small subunit encodes MEKFTTVTGIAAPLRRSNVDTDQIIPAVFLKRVTKTGFDDALFHAWRQDPEFILNQEPYQGARVLIAGPDFGTGSSREHAVWALRDFGFDVVISSRFGDIFRGNSGKQGLLAAQVAYEDVERLWEVIEAEPGIAVTVDLVARTVSVGTLTVSFDIDDYTRWRLLEGLDDIGLTLRDEAAIAEFETHREAWRPKTLPIRESAESGTL; translated from the coding sequence ATGGAGAAGTTCACCACCGTCACCGGCATCGCGGCCCCGCTGCGCCGCTCGAACGTCGACACCGACCAGATCATCCCGGCCGTGTTCCTCAAGCGGGTCACGAAGACCGGCTTCGACGACGCGCTGTTCCACGCCTGGCGCCAGGACCCCGAGTTCATCCTGAACCAGGAGCCCTATCAGGGTGCCCGGGTGCTCATCGCGGGTCCCGACTTCGGCACCGGCTCGAGCCGTGAGCACGCGGTCTGGGCGCTGCGCGACTTCGGGTTCGACGTCGTCATCAGCTCGCGCTTCGGCGACATCTTCCGGGGCAACTCGGGCAAGCAGGGCCTCCTCGCCGCCCAGGTCGCGTACGAGGACGTCGAGCGCCTGTGGGAGGTCATCGAGGCCGAACCGGGAATAGCGGTGACGGTGGATCTGGTTGCTCGTACGGTCAGCGTCGGAACGCTGACGGTCTCATTCGACATCGACGACTACACTCGTTGGAGGCTTCTCGAGGGGCTCGACGACATCGGGCTCACCCTGCGTGACGAAGCGGCGATCGCCGAATTCGAGACGCATCGAGAGGCGTGGCGGCCGAAGACACTCCCCATCCGGGAGTCGGCGGAATCAGGAACTCTGTGA
- the murA gene encoding UDP-N-acetylglucosamine 1-carboxyvinyltransferase, translated as MNTLGQDAKNHASAVGLNVDRITINGGKPLVGRIELKGAKNLVTKAMVAAILGDGPSVLKDVPNISDVRIVRGLLEVHGVTVTDGPEEGELILDPTAVLSAHMADIDAHAGSSRIPILFCGPLLHKLGEAFIPDLGGCRIGDRPINFHLEVLRNFGAIVEKLPSGIRMSAPDGLHGAKVSLEYPSVGATEQVLLTAVLADGITELSGAAIEPEIMDLINILQKMGAIITVDTDRVIRIEGVEKLSGYTHRALFDRNEAASWAAAALATDGDIFVGGARQAEMLTFLNVYRKVGGAFEIEEDGIRFYHPGGELKPVIIETDVHPGFMTDWQQPLVVALSKAKGVSIVHETVYEQRFGFVDALVEMGASIEVHKECLGSAACRFGQRNFKHSAVISGPSKLTGADIEVPDLRGGFSHLIAALSADGRSTVSNVGIIARGYENFITKLELLGADFELDA; from the coding sequence GTGAACACACTCGGGCAGGATGCCAAGAATCACGCGTCGGCGGTCGGACTCAACGTCGACCGCATCACGATCAACGGCGGCAAGCCGCTGGTCGGGCGCATCGAGCTGAAGGGCGCGAAGAACCTCGTCACGAAGGCGATGGTCGCCGCGATCCTCGGCGACGGCCCCAGCGTGCTGAAGGACGTGCCGAACATCAGCGACGTGCGCATCGTGCGCGGTCTGCTCGAAGTGCACGGCGTCACGGTGACCGACGGGCCCGAAGAGGGCGAGCTCATCCTCGACCCCACCGCGGTCCTGTCGGCGCACATGGCCGACATCGACGCCCACGCGGGTTCGAGCCGCATCCCGATCCTGTTCTGCGGTCCGCTGCTGCACAAGCTCGGCGAGGCGTTCATCCCCGACCTCGGGGGCTGCCGCATCGGCGACCGGCCGATCAACTTCCATCTCGAGGTGCTGCGCAACTTCGGCGCCATCGTCGAGAAGCTGCCGAGCGGCATCCGCATGTCGGCGCCCGACGGACTGCACGGCGCGAAGGTCTCGCTGGAGTACCCGAGCGTGGGCGCGACCGAGCAGGTGCTGCTCACCGCGGTGCTCGCCGACGGCATCACCGAGCTCTCGGGCGCGGCGATCGAGCCCGAGATCATGGATCTCATCAACATCCTGCAGAAGATGGGTGCGATCATCACGGTCGACACCGACCGCGTCATCCGCATCGAGGGCGTCGAGAAGCTCTCGGGCTACACGCACCGCGCGCTCTTCGACCGCAACGAGGCCGCGAGCTGGGCGGCTGCAGCGCTCGCGACCGATGGCGACATCTTCGTCGGCGGTGCTCGCCAGGCCGAGATGCTCACGTTCCTGAACGTGTATCGCAAGGTCGGCGGCGCGTTCGAGATCGAAGAGGACGGCATCCGCTTCTACCATCCCGGCGGCGAGCTGAAGCCCGTCATCATCGAGACCGACGTGCACCCCGGCTTCATGACCGACTGGCAGCAGCCGCTCGTCGTGGCGCTGAGCAAGGCCAAGGGCGTCTCGATCGTGCACGAGACCGTCTACGAGCAGCGGTTCGGCTTCGTCGACGCGCTCGTCGAGATGGGCGCCTCGATCGAGGTGCACAAGGAGTGCCTGGGGTCTGCCGCGTGCCGGTTCGGTCAGCGCAACTTCAAGCACTCGGCCGTGATCTCGGGTCCGTCGAAGCTCACCGGAGCCGACATCGAGGTGCCCGACCTGCGTGGCGGGTTCAGTCACCTCATCGCCGCGCTCTCGGCCGACGGCCGCTCGACGGTATCGAACGTGGGCATCATCGCGCGCGGGTACGAGAACTTCATCACGAAGCTCGAGCTCCTCGGGGCGGACTTCGAACTCGACGCATAA
- a CDS encoding lysophospholipid acyltransferase family protein, whose amino-acid sequence MKARSETRRPSFFWLLAALVLPILSLMVRFRFHHRDRMPQAGAFVLAPNHYSEIDPVVMGAATWKMGRAPRFMAKASLFKNPVLGWLLRTSGQIPVERAGSKSHAALRAAEELVEKGRMVVVYPEGSLTRDPDLWPMRGKTGAVRIALERDIPIVPAAHWGTQELMGRYGKKLKPFPRKTIDVIIGEPLDLSEYRGKPLDQATLLKATGELMDAIAALLAELRDEPAPAERWDPTKHGQKETGRLDG is encoded by the coding sequence GTGAAGGCTCGTTCGGAGACCCGCCGCCCCTCGTTCTTCTGGTTGCTCGCCGCGTTGGTGCTGCCGATCCTGAGCCTCATGGTGCGGTTCCGCTTCCACCATCGGGATCGGATGCCGCAGGCCGGCGCCTTCGTGCTCGCGCCAAACCACTACAGCGAGATCGACCCCGTGGTGATGGGTGCCGCGACCTGGAAAATGGGGCGCGCACCGCGATTCATGGCCAAGGCCTCCCTCTTCAAGAACCCCGTGCTCGGCTGGCTCCTGCGCACCTCGGGGCAGATCCCCGTCGAACGTGCCGGCAGCAAGAGCCATGCGGCGCTCCGTGCGGCCGAGGAACTGGTCGAGAAGGGGCGGATGGTGGTCGTGTACCCCGAGGGTTCACTCACCCGCGATCCCGACCTGTGGCCGATGCGCGGCAAGACGGGCGCGGTCCGTATCGCGCTCGAACGCGACATCCCGATCGTGCCCGCCGCCCACTGGGGCACGCAGGAGCTCATGGGGCGCTACGGCAAGAAGCTGAAGCCGTTCCCGCGCAAGACGATCGACGTGATCATCGGCGAACCGCTCGACCTCTCGGAGTATCGGGGCAAGCCTCTCGACCAGGCGACCCTGCTGAAGGCGACGGGCGAGCTCATGGACGCCATTGCCGCGCTGCTCGCCGAGCTGCGCGATGAGCCGGCTCCCGCCGAGCGGTGGGACCCGACGAAGCACGGGCAGAAGGAGACGGGGCGACTCGATGGCTAG
- a CDS encoding NAD(P)H-dependent glycerol-3-phosphate dehydrogenase, which produces MARAAGRPVPGTRVAVLGAGSWGTTFAKILADGGADVVIWARRPELAKEIQEAKRNSDYLPGINLPLGLRATSRLDEALAGAEHVFVSVPSQSLRENLIAAEPFLPAGATIVSLMKGVEKSTGLRMSEVIADVLPIDPSRIAVISGPNLALEIAKEQPTAAVVSSSSLETAQAVASVARNRYFRSFVNTDVIGTEFGGVLKNLIAVAIGIVDGVGYGENTKASIITRGLVEMTDFAVAFGAHPVTLSGLAGLGDLIATSQSPLSRNNTAGRLLGQGYHLADVVNQMNQTTEGLASVGPVLELARAKGVEMPIVEQVRQVLAGTLAPRDLAPHLTTDDEPQGERTMDGQAQGGSALRRAFKRAFDQLRDGGRSAGRDRP; this is translated from the coding sequence ATGGCTAGGGCAGCGGGCAGGCCGGTGCCCGGTACGCGGGTCGCCGTCCTCGGCGCGGGCAGCTGGGGCACGACGTTCGCGAAGATCCTCGCCGACGGCGGAGCCGACGTCGTGATCTGGGCGCGCCGCCCCGAACTCGCGAAGGAGATCCAGGAGGCCAAGCGCAACAGCGACTACCTCCCCGGCATCAACCTGCCGCTCGGGCTGCGGGCCACCAGCCGTCTCGACGAGGCCCTCGCCGGTGCCGAGCACGTCTTCGTCTCGGTGCCCAGCCAATCGCTGCGCGAGAACCTCATCGCCGCTGAGCCGTTCCTCCCGGCCGGGGCCACGATCGTCTCGCTCATGAAGGGCGTCGAGAAGTCGACGGGCCTGCGCATGAGCGAGGTCATCGCCGACGTGCTGCCGATCGACCCGTCGCGCATCGCCGTGATCTCTGGCCCGAACCTGGCCCTCGAGATCGCGAAGGAGCAGCCGACGGCGGCCGTCGTCTCGTCGTCGAGCCTCGAGACGGCGCAGGCCGTGGCATCCGTCGCTCGAAACCGCTACTTCCGCTCGTTCGTGAACACCGACGTGATCGGCACGGAGTTCGGCGGCGTGCTGAAGAACCTCATCGCCGTCGCGATCGGCATCGTCGACGGCGTCGGCTACGGCGAGAACACGAAGGCCTCGATCATCACGCGCGGCCTCGTCGAGATGACCGACTTCGCCGTCGCATTCGGCGCGCACCCGGTGACGCTGTCGGGTCTCGCGGGCCTCGGCGATCTCATCGCGACGAGCCAGTCGCCGCTCTCCCGCAACAACACGGCCGGGCGCCTGCTCGGTCAGGGCTATCACCTCGCCGACGTGGTGAACCAGATGAACCAGACCACCGAGGGCCTCGCATCGGTCGGCCCGGTGCTCGAACTGGCACGCGCCAAGGGCGTGGAGATGCCGATCGTCGAGCAGGTGCGGCAGGTCCTCGCCGGCACGCTCGCGCCGCGCGACCTCGCCCCTCACCTCACGACCGATGACGAGCCGCAGGGCGAAAGGACGATGGATGGACAAGCTCAGGGTGGTTCTGCTCTTCGGAGGGCGTTCAAGCGAGCATTCGATCAGCTGCGCGACGGCGGGCGGAGTGCTGGGCGCGATCGACCGTGA
- a CDS encoding D-alanine--D-alanine ligase family protein, translated as MDKLRVVLLFGGRSSEHSISCATAGGVLGAIDRDRFEVIPVGITRDGAFVLESDDPARFALDPGHLPEVVDNGSRVRWPESAGSRELRVTDGSGERSLGEIDVVFPILHGRFGEDGTVQGLLELVGLPYVGNGVLASALGMDKHFTKTALEAAGIPVAPWVTLTRGAIEGDPELWNRRVRGLGLPVFVKPARAGSSVGVTKVSDWSELEAALEVAFAEDRTVLVEQAVPGREIEIAVLEGREGVRVSVAGEVVVTGREFYDFEAKYLDAPGVDLVCPAELGDGETFELERIARRAFEAIGAEGLARVDVFLGDEGFVVNEINTMPGFTPISMFPTCWLNTGLSYPELIGELIDVGHARGAR; from the coding sequence ATGGACAAGCTCAGGGTGGTTCTGCTCTTCGGAGGGCGTTCAAGCGAGCATTCGATCAGCTGCGCGACGGCGGGCGGAGTGCTGGGCGCGATCGACCGTGACCGCTTCGAGGTGATCCCCGTCGGGATCACTCGCGACGGCGCGTTCGTGCTCGAGAGCGACGACCCTGCGCGGTTCGCGCTCGACCCGGGCCACCTGCCCGAGGTCGTCGACAACGGCTCGCGCGTGCGCTGGCCCGAGAGCGCCGGTTCGCGTGAGCTCCGGGTGACGGATGGCTCGGGCGAGCGCTCGCTCGGCGAGATCGACGTCGTGTTCCCGATCCTGCACGGGCGCTTCGGTGAAGACGGCACGGTGCAGGGACTGCTCGAGCTCGTCGGCCTGCCGTACGTCGGCAACGGCGTGCTCGCCTCGGCGCTCGGCATGGACAAGCACTTCACGAAGACCGCGCTCGAAGCCGCAGGCATCCCCGTGGCGCCGTGGGTCACGCTGACGCGCGGTGCGATCGAGGGTGACCCCGAGCTGTGGAACCGGCGCGTTCGCGGCCTCGGGTTGCCCGTCTTCGTCAAGCCCGCTCGCGCGGGTTCCTCGGTGGGCGTGACGAAGGTCTCCGACTGGTCGGAGCTCGAAGCCGCACTCGAGGTGGCCTTCGCCGAAGACCGCACCGTGCTCGTCGAGCAGGCGGTCCCCGGTCGCGAGATCGAGATCGCCGTGCTCGAGGGTCGCGAGGGCGTGCGCGTGAGCGTCGCCGGCGAGGTCGTCGTCACCGGCCGCGAGTTCTACGACTTCGAGGCGAAGTACCTCGACGCGCCCGGCGTCGACCTGGTCTGCCCGGCCGAGCTCGGCGATGGCGAGACCTTCGAGCTCGAGCGCATCGCGCGCCGCGCGTTCGAGGCGATCGGCGCCGAAGGGCTCGCGAGAGTCGACGTGTTCCTCGGCGACGAGGGCTTCGTCGTGAACGAGATCAACACCATGCCCGGCTTCACGCCGATCTCGATGTTCCCGACCTGCTGGCTCAACACGGGCCTCAGCTACCCCGAGCTCATCGGCGAGCTCATCGACGTGGGCCACGCGCGCGGCGCGCGCTGA
- a CDS encoding DUF3515 family protein, whose product MSQHAVIPPHHRRTRAAGIRSAVVAVIALAGAAGLTGCTPIVSMQPAPEAIDTSCAELSVRLPDEVAEQPQRETDAQGSGAWGDPASVLLRCGVPPLGPTTDRCVSVDGIDWVIDESDAPRYLFTTYGRTPAVEVLVDNDVVSGTTVISDLSQAVSIIPSDGACTSLDDAAPID is encoded by the coding sequence ATGTCTCAGCACGCCGTGATCCCGCCGCACCACCGTCGCACCCGGGCCGCCGGCATCCGTTCGGCCGTCGTCGCCGTGATCGCCCTCGCCGGTGCTGCGGGCCTCACGGGGTGCACGCCGATCGTGAGCATGCAGCCCGCCCCCGAGGCGATCGACACCTCGTGCGCCGAGCTCAGCGTTCGCCTTCCCGACGAGGTCGCCGAGCAGCCGCAACGCGAGACCGACGCCCAGGGCTCCGGCGCGTGGGGCGACCCCGCCTCGGTGCTGCTGCGGTGCGGCGTGCCGCCGCTCGGCCCCACGACCGACCGGTGCGTGAGCGTCGACGGCATCGACTGGGTCATCGACGAGTCCGATGCCCCCCGCTACCTGTTCACGACGTACGGCCGGACGCCCGCCGTCGAGGTGCTCGTCGACAACGACGTCGTCTCCGGCACGACCGTGATCTCGGACCTCTCGCAGGCCGTCTCGATCATCCCGTCCGATGGCGCGTGCACGTCGCTCGACGACGCGGCTCCCATCGACTAG
- a CDS encoding VWA domain-containing protein: MSRRSERAEREQSRRHHRRVVVMIAAGALGVALVTGAGAAWAGGSLSAWLAAGPACDGPIELTVVADTAIARPVKAIAAEYDAREDACSRTDVVAQDSADTAALLASGNGSEIDAWIPDSPVWLVRMAASARSLGRDVPDLALERSIASSPVVFAAPVSGAAAFAGRSLDWGDVLTGELPTLLADPEASSASLSGLQAMERAAPIGQAKQFQNAMIRLSDGAPARVDAAFGSLAVSPAGTVAIASEQQIAMHNRDDASTPLLALYPSDGTLALQFPFLRMLDESELAKNLGGEDAAADGDGARLALRAQQLDALKIAMWDASDRFAAEGFRDGTGGGELKQDGVLADATEVGSAAASAQVSILRTWGVVSLRSRILSVIDVSGSMEEPTVTGLRRIDLLQQAASNTVSQLSEAVDVGVWAFSTERLGDQDWEDLSPIEPLADETHRSQVLDVLGSLPGRLGGATGLYDTTLAAVKQVRSAYDPETVNSVLLLTDGRNEDENGITREQLLEQLAAMNEDGQQVPVVLVGIGPDTDLESMRLIAEATGGAAYSAERPEDLKTVLTDALSQRSCRPNC, translated from the coding sequence GTGAGTCGACGAAGCGAACGAGCCGAACGCGAGCAGTCGCGCCGCCACCACCGCCGCGTGGTCGTGATGATCGCCGCGGGCGCGCTCGGTGTCGCGCTCGTCACCGGCGCTGGGGCGGCTTGGGCCGGCGGCTCGCTGAGCGCCTGGCTCGCCGCCGGACCCGCGTGCGACGGGCCCATCGAGCTCACCGTCGTCGCCGACACCGCGATCGCCCGCCCCGTGAAGGCGATCGCGGCCGAGTACGACGCGCGAGAGGACGCCTGCTCCCGCACCGACGTCGTCGCGCAGGACAGCGCCGACACCGCGGCGCTCCTCGCCTCGGGCAACGGCTCCGAGATCGACGCGTGGATCCCCGACTCGCCCGTGTGGCTCGTCCGCATGGCCGCGAGCGCCCGCTCCCTCGGGCGAGACGTGCCCGACCTCGCACTCGAACGGTCGATCGCCTCGAGCCCCGTCGTCTTCGCGGCCCCCGTGAGCGGCGCCGCGGCCTTCGCGGGCCGCTCGCTCGACTGGGGCGACGTGCTCACGGGCGAGCTCCCGACCCTGCTGGCCGACCCCGAAGCGTCGTCGGCCAGCCTCAGCGGCCTCCAGGCCATGGAGCGCGCGGCCCCCATCGGGCAGGCGAAGCAGTTCCAGAACGCGATGATCCGACTGAGCGACGGGGCGCCGGCGCGGGTCGACGCCGCGTTCGGCTCGCTCGCCGTCAGCCCGGCCGGCACCGTCGCCATCGCGAGCGAGCAGCAGATCGCGATGCACAACCGCGACGACGCCTCGACTCCGCTGCTCGCGCTCTACCCCTCAGACGGCACGCTCGCCCTGCAGTTCCCGTTCCTCCGCATGCTCGACGAGTCCGAGCTCGCGAAGAACCTCGGCGGCGAGGACGCCGCGGCCGACGGCGACGGCGCCCGCCTCGCGCTCCGGGCCCAGCAGCTCGACGCGTTGAAGATCGCGATGTGGGACGCCTCCGATCGCTTCGCGGCCGAGGGCTTCCGCGACGGCACCGGCGGCGGGGAGCTGAAGCAGGACGGCGTCCTCGCCGATGCGACCGAGGTCGGGTCGGCCGCGGCATCCGCTCAGGTCTCGATCCTGCGCACCTGGGGCGTCGTGAGCCTGCGCTCGCGCATCCTCTCGGTCATCGACGTGTCGGGCTCGATGGAGGAGCCGACGGTGACCGGGCTGCGCCGCATCGACCTGCTGCAGCAGGCCGCGTCGAACACCGTCTCGCAGCTCTCCGAGGCCGTCGACGTCGGCGTCTGGGCGTTCTCGACCGAACGCCTCGGCGACCAGGACTGGGAGGACCTCTCCCCCATCGAGCCGCTCGCCGACGAGACGCACCGCTCGCAGGTGCTCGACGTGCTCGGCTCGCTGCCCGGGCGCCTCGGCGGAGCCACCGGCCTCTACGACACCACGCTCGCCGCCGTGAAGCAGGTGCGCTCGGCCTACGACCCCGAGACCGTCAACTCGGTGCTGCTGCTCACCGACGGCCGGAATGAAGACGAGAACGGCATCACGCGCGAGCAACTGCTCGAGCAGCTCGCCGCCATGAACGAAGACGGGCAGCAGGTTCCCGTGGTGCTCGTGGGCATCGGCCCCGACACCGACCTCGAGTCGATGCGGCTGATCGCCGAGGCCACGGGCGGCGCCGCGTACTCGGCCGAGCGGCCCGAGGACCTGAAGACCGTGCTCACCGATGCGCTCTCGCAGCGGTCCTGCCGGCCGAACTGCTGA
- the thiL gene encoding thiamine-phosphate kinase encodes MSDSRVPVSAERSDAASGPAAPDAALGGGPTTGELGEIAVLGRILPRLSSGDHALLGPGDDAALVAASDGRFVVTTDLLVHGPDFRLAWSTPFELGWKAAATNLTDVAAMGARPTALVVAIAAPPTTPVSTVEGIADGLREGLAALAPGAGVVGGDLSASAVLTIAVTAFGDLEGRAPVLRSGARVGDVIAHAGRRGDAAMGLALLFSEATDAAGEPDATLAAALREREPDLVRAQLAPSPPVGAGIIAAEAGATSMLDVSDGLARDGRRIAEASGVAFDFDSAALGSDAARVRLALAGGEDHGMLATFPAGSDIPEPFEVIGRVVDGAGRMLLDGRDIEADGWDPYSGWDGRAG; translated from the coding sequence GTGTCCGATTCGCGAGTGCCCGTGTCCGCCGAACGTTCGGATGCCGCGTCCGGCCCGGCTGCGCCGGACGCCGCGCTCGGAGGCGGGCCGACGACCGGCGAGCTGGGCGAGATCGCGGTCCTCGGCCGCATCCTGCCGCGCCTGTCCTCCGGCGATCACGCGCTGCTCGGCCCCGGTGACGACGCGGCGCTCGTCGCGGCATCCGATGGTCGTTTCGTGGTGACCACCGACCTGCTCGTGCACGGCCCCGATTTCCGACTCGCCTGGTCGACGCCGTTCGAACTCGGGTGGAAGGCCGCGGCCACGAACCTCACCGACGTGGCCGCGATGGGTGCCCGCCCCACGGCGCTCGTCGTCGCGATCGCCGCGCCGCCCACCACCCCGGTCTCGACGGTCGAGGGCATCGCCGACGGGCTCCGCGAAGGCCTCGCCGCGTTGGCGCCCGGCGCGGGCGTGGTGGGCGGCGACCTCTCCGCGTCGGCCGTGCTCACGATCGCGGTGACGGCCTTCGGCGACCTCGAGGGACGGGCGCCGGTGCTGCGCTCCGGTGCTCGCGTCGGCGACGTGATCGCCCACGCGGGCCGACGAGGCGACGCGGCCATGGGCCTCGCGCTGCTGTTCTCCGAGGCGACGGATGCCGCGGGCGAACCCGATGCGACGCTCGCCGCCGCCCTGCGCGAACGCGAGCCCGACCTCGTGCGGGCGCAGCTGGCGCCGAGCCCGCCCGTCGGGGCCGGCATCATCGCGGCCGAGGCCGGCGCCACCTCGATGCTCGACGTGTCCGACGGGCTCGCGCGCGACGGCCGCCGCATCGCGGAGGCCAGCGGCGTCGCGTTCGACTTCGACTCGGCCGCCCTCGGCTCCGACGCCGCGCGGGTGCGGCTCGCCCTCGCCGGCGGCGAGGATCACGGCATGCTCGCGACGTTCCCCGCCGGCAGCGACATCCCCGAGCCCTTCGAGGTCATCGGACGCGTCGTCGACGGCGCAGGGCGCATGCTGCTCGACGGCCGCGACATCGAAGCCGACGGCTGGGACCCCTACTCGGGCTGGGACGGCCGGGCGGGCTGA
- a CDS encoding RsmD family RNA methyltransferase: MTRIIAGAAGSLSLAVPRSGTRPTSDRVREAIFSALEARDAIDGSVVLDLYAGSGALGLESASRGAAEVVLVERAKPAADVCRRNADAVTRAIGKCAARIRVVVKPVAGYLETAPAGVDLAFIDPPYDLDEAAVARDLELLSPLLSRDALVVVERSSRSPEPVWPARIELERRRDYGETTLWWATAAEATDADQPARPSQPE, translated from the coding sequence ATGACGCGCATCATCGCCGGCGCAGCCGGTTCCCTCTCCCTCGCCGTGCCGCGATCCGGCACGCGGCCCACGAGCGACCGCGTTCGCGAGGCGATATTCTCAGCGCTCGAGGCGCGCGATGCGATCGACGGATCGGTCGTGCTCGACCTCTACGCCGGATCGGGCGCCCTCGGCCTCGAGTCCGCGAGCCGCGGCGCGGCCGAAGTCGTGCTGGTCGAACGCGCGAAGCCGGCGGCCGACGTGTGCCGTCGCAACGCCGACGCGGTGACGCGCGCGATCGGCAAGTGCGCCGCCCGCATCCGCGTGGTCGTCAAGCCCGTGGCCGGCTACCTCGAGACGGCGCCCGCCGGCGTCGACCTCGCCTTCATCGACCCGCCGTACGACCTCGACGAGGCGGCGGTCGCACGCGACCTCGAGCTGCTCTCGCCACTGCTCTCCCGCGACGCGCTCGTGGTCGTCGAGCGCAGTTCGCGGTCGCCCGAGCCGGTCTGGCCCGCGCGCATCGAGCTCGAGCGTCGGCGCGACTACGGCGAGACGACGCTGTGGTGGGCGACCGCGGCCGAGGCCACCGACGCCGATCAGCCCGCCCGGCCGTCCCAGCCCGAGTAG